Proteins from a genomic interval of Zingiber officinale cultivar Zhangliang chromosome 1B, Zo_v1.1, whole genome shotgun sequence:
- the LOC121969996 gene encoding wall-associated receptor kinase 5-like yields the protein MKFINVLLPLNILLIFVEGFISGTMGNENFTLPSNCSTTCGDIKIEYPFGIGSGCFRTVGFNLTCAYDSNPPRLLLGDDTIQVKNFDMDKGLVYIESPHVILNVDAQSRNSTLISLKNLPFSLRSRLVYSTRSIEDTSLYNTLYIFGCSATANILDVATTGTIDSCSTICSATNTTSTTEQRYTYGNGFCTLDLYNENFNHESWDIQLTRLNENENEHRMINNSTSNITAIIFDDESISDDDYERLINDRNTTGIMASLSWYISEYTTCKEAMKRIDTYACRSQKSECYDVLAADAQYLNETIGYNCQCSLDYVGNPYLPNGCQLGQNFTSTPRQDCQTKCGNVTIFFPFGLKKGCFRDNGFALTCNETSHPPTLLFQDFYVVSNMSLEEGQLEYHYPSDYIYYSYDRRRSHFASTKEENIIRWVVAYQSCKNATKDIITFACMDEHSICLDVNDTRDGQVMGYRCNCADGYVGNPYLRDGCKDIDECNSSLPACTGICINIEGGFKCICPPGTLGDPLHGACVSSGKKNLLLGVLVGVSIGTSLLVLCISLIVLSKKWKLRNQKKIRQRNFHQNHGLLLQQLISTSANVEEKTNIFSLEEIEKATNNFDETRILGRGGHGIVYKGILSDQRVVAIKKSKTVKMSEIDQFINEVAVLSQINHRNVVKLLGCCLETDVPLLIYEFISNGTLSDHLHVSQGESKLSWDDRLRIATESAGALAYLHSAASISIFHRDVKSSNILLDDTFRAKVSDFGASRFIPIDQTHIVTAIHGTFGYLDPEYYHTSQLTEKSDVYSFGVILLELLTGKKPINSTNDGSQQNLAMNFLQAMRENMLFDLIEDRILHEGTKQELLEISSLIKICLSLKGAERPTMKEVEYKLQGMRKTRMKKRGVCIPEGNEENEYLLNMSSHSSSELMGQIDQGNSRNYSLEKEIMWSQNYPR from the exons ATGAAATTCATCAACGTATTGCTGCCACTGAATATATTGTTGATATTTGTGGAGGGTTTCATAAGTGGGACAATGGGAAATGAAAATTTTACTCTCCCTTCCAACTGTTCTACAACATGTGGTGATATAAAGATCGAGTATCCTTTTGGCATTGGCAGTGGTTGTTTTCGTACTGTTGGATTTAACCTTACTTGTGCATATGATTCTAATCCTCCAAGGCTCCTCTTGGGAGATGACACTATCCAAGTAAAGAATTTTGATATGGATAAAGGTTTGGTTTATATTGAATCACCGCATGTCATATTGAATGTAGATGCACAATCCAGAAACTCCACATTGATCAGTCTTAAAAATTTGCCTTTCTCTTTGCGCTCACGTTTGGTTTATTCTACAAGATCAATAGAAGATACGAGCTTATACAATACTTTGTATATATTCGGTTGTAGTGCTACTGCCAATATTCTTGATGTTGCTACCACTGGTACAATAGATTCTTGTTCTACAATATGCTCCGCTACCAATACTACTTCAACTACTGAGCAGAGATATACATACGGCAACGGGTTTTGTACACTTGATTTgtataatgaaaattttaatcatGAATCATGGGATATTCAATTAACTCGACtcaatgagaatgagaatgagcATCGTATGATCAACAATAGTACCTCCAACATCACAGCTATCATATTCGATGATGAATCCATTAGTGATGATGACTACGAAAGGCTTATAAACGATAGGAATACAACTGGAATTATGGCCTCCCTCTCTTGGTACATTAGTGAATATACTACCTGCAAAGAGGCAATGAAGAGGATTGACACTTATGCATGCCGTAGTCAGAAAAGTGAATGCTATGATGTCCTTGCTGCAGATGCACAATACTTGAATGAAACCATTGGTTATAATTGTCAATGTTCTTTGGATTATGTCGGCAATCCCTACCTACCTAATGGATGCCAATTAG GTCAAAATTTTACGTCCACTCCTAGACAAGATTGTCAAACTAAATGTGGAAATGTTACAATTTTCTTTCCCTTTGGGCTAAAAAAAGGTTGTTTCAGAGATAATGGCTTTGCTCTAACATGCAATGAGACCTCCCACCCTCCAACTCTCCTATTCCAAGACTTCTATGTAGTGAGCAATATGTCATTGGAGGAAGGGCAATTGGAGTACCATTATCCTAGTGATTATATTTACTATTCATATGATAGACGACGTTCACATTTTGCTTCCACGAAAGAGGAGAACATCATTAGGTGGGTAGTAGCCTACCAATCTTGTAAGAATGCTACAAAAGACATTATCACCTTCGCATGTATGGATGAACACAGCATATGTTTGGATGTGAATGACACAAGAGATGGCCAAGTTATGGGCTACAGATGCAATTGCGCAGATGGCTATGTTGGGAATCCTTACCTCCGTGATGGATGTAAAG ATATCGATGAATGCAACTCTTCTTTGCCTGCTTGCACTGGAATTTGCATAAACATAGAAGGTGGCTTCAAATGCATATGCCCTCCGGGAACATTAGGAGATCCTCTACATGGAGCATGCGTCTCTAGCGGAAAGAAAAATCTTTTATTAG GGGTTCTCGTTGGGGTAAGCATTGGAACCAGCCTTTTGGTTTTATGCATATCATTGATCGTCCTGAGTAAAAAATGGAAGTTGAGAAATCAAAAGAAAATTAGACAAAGGAACTTTCATCAGAATCATGGTTTATTGCTGCAGCAACTAATCTCTACCAGTGCAAATGTTGAGGAGAAAACAAATATATTTTCTTTAGAAGAAATAGAAAAGGCAACAAATAACTTTGATGAAACTAGAATACTTGGAAGAGGGGGACATGGAATTGTTTACAAAGGAATTCTATCAGATCAACGAGTTGTTgctataaaaaaatcaaaaactgtTAAAATGAGTGAGATCGACCAATTTATAAATGAGGTTGCAGTTCTTTCTCAGATTAATCATAGGAATGTAGTTAAGCTATTAGGATGCTGCTTGGAAACTGATGTTCCTTTGTTGATTTATGAATTTATCTCTAATGGGACTCTTTCAGATCATCTTCATGTTTCACAAGGTGAATCTAAATTATCATGGGATGATCGTCTCAGAATTGCCACAGAATCTGCAGGTGCACTTGCCTATTTACACTCGGCCGCTTCTATATCTATTTTTCATAGGGATGTCAAGTCATCAAATATTCTTTTAGATGATACTTTCAGGGCAAAGGTATCAGATTTTGGAGCATCAAGATTTATTCCTATTGATCAAACACATATAGTTACTGCAATACATGGTACCTTTGGATACTTAGATCCAGAGTACTATCATACTAGTCAGTTAACAGAAAAAAGTGATGTTTATAGCTTTGGAGTTATTCTTCTTGAGCTTTTAACGGGAAAGAAACCAATAAACTCAACAAATGATGGATCACAACAAAATCTAGCAATGAATTTCCTTCAAGCAATGAGAGAGAACATGTTATTTGATCTTATAGAAGATCGTATTTTGCATGAAGGAACAAAGCAAGAGCTTCTTGAGATAAGTAGTTTGATAAAAATATGTCTAAGCTTGAAAGGTGCAGAAAGACCTACAATGAAGGAGGTTGAGTATAAATTACAAGGTATGAGAAAGACTAGAATGAAGAAAAGAGGAGTTTGTATTCCAGAAGGCAATGAAGAAAATGAATATTTACTCAATATGTCGTCTCACTCTTCCTCAGAATTGATGGGCCAAATAGATCAAGGAAATTCAAGAAATTATAGCTTAGAAAAGGAAATCATGTGGTCACAAAATTACCCCCGATAA